The following coding sequences are from one Sphingobium sp. V4 window:
- a CDS encoding TonB-dependent receptor: protein MKHRIDVRHIMVATASWSALGLALLSGGQVAAQSTGSSSVSEADIVVVGSRASQQSANNRKKDAKTATDSIVADDIGSFPDRNVNEAISRIPGVALGRNEFGEGESVAVRGNGPDLTRVELDGIGVQSTTGLALGTSGGRSADLRELPAEIVKSVDVVKGSTADMTEGSLGGSVQIKTRTGLDFKKPYFSFRGGAGQNSLGKDWTPDFNAVAARKFFDDRLGVIVSGSYSKIQNNGHGYETTTSNNRGYARLFDFDQSPEKTFEYNPSVIGTDAADVLFPNSSETPRSLITKSASAQSKADCFNLFPHNPTGTTGQRSQRILEQQSCLNQWNDYTPSLLRNFMNTQTDERYAIDARLDYRLTDNLTVFAKGTMANRKVHDQNRSRNPVTLFGQNINGTFVDSTTGYPRRRTVSPTAPAGYYLFDGLNNVGNNATFGNVLNVVPGSVVVDDSHNVTQMTLTNNAVNIDQIENTIDTKTKYGQFGAEYRGDRLEIDAMAGMTQARSSRGDMRTSRNYAYGDATLTLQPNGLWDVALPDNYDETNPANFVQLNAPTCIGGGTAPTCIGQTAVAAGPNGPATPAYTVGQMPLTTPSFGVSYSPQLGESSERIAKLDIAYKTDEFLPFITRVKVGGMYRKNKLDRWGGGGYTVSSAVGTFGQPGYVPAVIVPTANVRGTLRACQPTAGSSAPGGLGCNYGFVPSTNPLNVRSGVDTLTPGDLEALFRRTLEDSDSQYFGGLPNRGNLPPAWQGIRTDELFDALGASQYMNFDCLKTCMGSDGQMYDQPVTRVREEIKNIYAMLDFEQQLPWGLVFNGNVGVRGVFAKVSGSALLTLSTIRTTPTFNPADPDNPGGIIVQTFSQNTTLNASTSDWLPSFNFNLWGFNDTVALRLYGGKTVARPSMDRLIAGGTCTIDQRSLLDTSGDDIFGCTGRVGNPGLQPFTAWSYNASLEWYPNADTLLSVAYGKLDVKTGNPIAVTRIARPFAGSDQVDPATGQPLSDYEFSYPTWDNGPGYKRSIWEFSAKTAFTFLPWFLKYTGADVNMSILGSSATTGQQDPLTGDVMAPPEESKRYLNASLWYDDGKINMRVAYQKRSARFSCITPCGGNNIDINYPGEQWTNVRLVAPGYNPGVPRFIDSTTFIDAKISYNVTRNFQIYMEGRNMTREAATISTGSYVPFADGTPRVMRLSYGGRRIMGGIRIQFGN, encoded by the coding sequence ATGAAACATCGAATCGATGTCCGTCATATCATGGTTGCGACCGCGTCCTGGTCGGCGCTTGGGCTGGCCTTGCTATCGGGGGGGCAGGTCGCCGCGCAATCGACCGGATCATCGAGCGTAAGCGAAGCCGACATCGTCGTGGTCGGATCGCGCGCGAGCCAGCAGTCCGCCAACAATCGCAAGAAGGACGCCAAGACCGCGACCGACTCGATCGTCGCAGACGACATCGGCTCCTTCCCTGATCGCAACGTCAACGAAGCCATTTCCCGTATTCCCGGCGTCGCGCTGGGCCGCAACGAATTTGGCGAGGGCGAATCCGTCGCGGTGCGTGGCAACGGCCCCGACCTGACCCGCGTCGAACTGGACGGCATCGGTGTGCAGAGCACGACCGGCCTCGCATTGGGCACATCGGGCGGGCGCAGCGCCGACCTGCGCGAACTGCCGGCCGAAATCGTGAAGAGCGTGGACGTGGTCAAGGGTTCGACCGCAGACATGACCGAAGGGTCGCTCGGCGGATCGGTCCAGATCAAGACCCGCACCGGCCTGGACTTCAAGAAGCCCTATTTCTCCTTCCGGGGCGGCGCGGGCCAGAATTCGCTGGGCAAGGACTGGACTCCCGACTTCAATGCGGTCGCGGCGCGCAAATTCTTCGACGACCGCCTCGGCGTCATCGTCAGCGGCAGCTATTCCAAAATCCAGAATAACGGCCATGGCTACGAGACGACGACCAGCAACAATCGCGGCTATGCCCGCCTGTTCGACTTCGACCAGTCACCGGAAAAAACGTTCGAATATAATCCGAGCGTGATCGGCACCGATGCCGCCGACGTCCTCTTCCCCAACAGCAGCGAAACGCCGCGATCGCTGATCACCAAGTCCGCTTCGGCCCAGAGCAAGGCGGATTGCTTCAACCTGTTCCCGCACAATCCGACCGGAACGACCGGCCAGCGATCGCAGCGCATCCTGGAACAGCAGAGCTGCCTTAACCAGTGGAACGATTATACGCCGTCGCTGCTGCGCAATTTCATGAACACCCAGACCGACGAGCGTTACGCGATCGACGCCCGCCTGGACTATCGGCTGACCGACAATCTGACCGTCTTCGCGAAGGGCACCATGGCCAATCGCAAGGTGCATGACCAAAATCGCAGCCGCAACCCGGTGACATTGTTCGGGCAGAATATCAACGGCACCTTCGTCGACAGCACGACAGGCTATCCGCGCAGGCGCACCGTGTCCCCGACGGCGCCCGCAGGCTATTATCTGTTCGACGGCCTGAACAATGTCGGTAACAATGCGACTTTTGGCAATGTGCTGAACGTCGTGCCCGGCAGTGTCGTGGTGGACGACAGTCACAATGTCACGCAGATGACCCTCACCAACAATGCGGTGAATATCGACCAGATCGAAAACACGATCGACACCAAGACCAAATATGGCCAGTTCGGCGCAGAATATCGCGGCGACCGGCTGGAAATCGACGCCATGGCAGGGATGACGCAGGCGCGGTCGAGCCGGGGCGACATGCGAACCTCGCGCAATTACGCCTATGGCGACGCGACGCTGACGCTTCAGCCCAACGGGCTTTGGGACGTCGCGCTACCGGACAATTATGACGAGACCAACCCGGCGAACTTCGTCCAGCTGAACGCGCCGACCTGCATCGGCGGCGGCACTGCGCCGACCTGCATCGGCCAGACCGCCGTGGCCGCCGGCCCGAACGGCCCGGCGACGCCGGCCTACACGGTCGGGCAGATGCCGCTGACCACGCCATCGTTCGGCGTATCCTATTCACCGCAGCTGGGCGAATCCTCCGAACGTATCGCGAAGCTCGACATCGCCTACAAGACGGACGAGTTCCTGCCCTTCATCACGCGGGTGAAGGTCGGCGGCATGTACCGCAAGAACAAGCTGGATCGCTGGGGCGGCGGCGGCTATACGGTCAGCAGCGCGGTGGGCACCTTCGGCCAGCCTGGCTATGTGCCCGCCGTCATCGTGCCGACCGCCAACGTCCGCGGCACGCTGCGCGCCTGCCAGCCGACGGCGGGCTCTTCGGCGCCGGGCGGGCTTGGCTGCAATTATGGCTTCGTTCCCAGCACCAACCCGCTGAACGTCCGATCGGGGGTGGACACGCTGACGCCAGGCGATCTGGAAGCGCTGTTCCGCCGGACGCTGGAGGACAGCGATTCCCAATATTTCGGCGGCCTGCCCAACCGCGGCAACTTGCCGCCCGCCTGGCAAGGCATCCGTACCGACGAACTGTTCGATGCGCTCGGCGCTTCGCAATATATGAATTTCGATTGCCTCAAGACCTGCATGGGCAGCGACGGCCAGATGTATGACCAGCCGGTCACGCGCGTCCGCGAAGAGATCAAGAATATCTACGCGATGCTCGACTTCGAACAACAATTGCCCTGGGGCCTGGTCTTCAACGGCAATGTCGGCGTGCGCGGCGTGTTCGCAAAGGTCAGCGGTTCGGCGCTGCTGACGCTGAGCACCATCCGCACCACCCCGACCTTCAATCCGGCCGACCCCGACAATCCGGGCGGTATCATCGTCCAGACCTTCAGCCAGAATACGACGCTCAACGCCAGCACCAGCGACTGGTTGCCGAGCTTCAATTTCAACCTCTGGGGCTTCAACGACACAGTGGCGCTGCGCCTCTATGGCGGCAAGACCGTGGCGCGGCCGTCGATGGACCGCCTGATCGCCGGCGGCACCTGCACCATCGACCAGCGCAGCCTGCTCGACACATCGGGCGACGATATTTTCGGCTGCACCGGCCGGGTCGGCAATCCGGGGCTGCAGCCCTTTACCGCCTGGAGCTACAACGCATCGCTGGAATGGTATCCCAATGCCGATACGTTGCTGTCGGTCGCCTATGGCAAGCTGGACGTGAAGACCGGCAATCCGATCGCCGTGACCCGCATCGCCCGCCCCTTCGCGGGCAGCGATCAGGTCGACCCGGCGACCGGCCAGCCGCTATCCGACTATGAGTTCAGCTATCCCACCTGGGACAATGGCCCGGGCTACAAGCGATCCATCTGGGAGTTTTCGGCCAAGACTGCCTTCACCTTCCTGCCCTGGTTCCTGAAATATACCGGCGCGGACGTGAATATGTCGATCCTGGGTTCCTCAGCCACCACCGGGCAGCAGGATCCTTTGACCGGCGACGTGATGGCACCACCCGAAGAATCGAAGCGCTACCTGAATGCGTCGCTCTGGTATGACGACGGCAAGATCAACATGCGCGTCGCCTACCAGAAACGCAGCGCGCGGTTCTCCTGCATCACACCGTGCGGCGGGAATAATATCGACATCAATTATCCCGGCGAACAATGGACCAATGTCCGCCTGGTCGCGCCCGGATATAATCCCGGCGTACCGCGCTTCATCGACTCGACTACCTTCATCGATGCGAAGATTTCCTACAACGTCACGCGCAACTTCCAGATCTACATGGAAGGACGCAACATGACGCGGGAGGCCGCCACGATATCGACCGGCAGCTATGTTCCGTTCGCGGACGGCACGCCACGCGTGATGCGCCTGTCCTATGGCGGCCGTCGCATCATGGGCGGCATCCGCATCCAGTTCGGCAATTGA
- a CDS encoding DUF3237 domain-containing protein, with protein sequence MEEPLHRRGLLKAMPFLALAGGVPTAQAEETDTLPAPPLILAMRLRVLIGPAQELGMVDGARKRVIPIVGGSVDGPRLTGRVLPGGADWQTIRSDGTADILARYSIEASDGSILSIVNPGYRRGPAPVLARIAAGEAVDPALYYFRTTPRFEVASESPHAWLGRTVFLCSAARYKDHVRLDIFEVG encoded by the coding sequence ATGGAAGAGCCGCTGCACCGGCGTGGCCTGCTCAAGGCGATGCCTTTTCTCGCGCTGGCCGGCGGCGTGCCGACGGCCCAGGCCGAGGAAACCGACACCCTGCCCGCACCGCCGCTGATCCTCGCCATGCGGCTGCGGGTGCTGATCGGCCCGGCGCAGGAACTGGGCATGGTGGACGGTGCGCGCAAGCGGGTCATCCCGATTGTCGGGGGCAGCGTTGACGGCCCGCGCCTGACCGGAAGGGTCTTGCCCGGCGGCGCCGACTGGCAGACAATCCGCTCCGACGGCACGGCCGACATCCTCGCCCGCTATTCAATCGAGGCAAGCGACGGCAGCATCCTTTCCATCGTCAATCCCGGCTATCGGCGCGGCCCCGCTCCGGTCCTGGCCCGGATCGCGGCGGGCGAGGCCGTGGATCCCGCTCTTTATTACTTCCGCACGACCCCGCGCTTCGAGGTGGCGAGCGAAAGTCCCCACGCCTGGCTCGGCCGCACCGTCTTCCTGTGCAGCGCCGCACGCTATAAGGACCATGTACGGCTCGATATTTTCGAAGTCGGCTGA
- the speB gene encoding agmatinase → MPTDPLDLDDLRRLYAGSGGADIHDPHFREVAGLQFKNGDKRRWPFAQPSTLLDAPYIADGLTALTLDALDVALIGVPMDLGVTNRPGARYGPRAVRAVDRIGPYEHALRVAPMNQLKVADVGDVPMQSRYDLALCHADIEGCYAMIGETRAIPLSVGGDHSITGSIMKGLARAKGPMGMVHFDAHCDTGGIYEGSKFHHGAPFREAVLAGVLDPRRSIQIGIRGGAEYLWEFSYASGMTVIHAEDCAAMGMDAVIAKALEVVGDGPTYVTFDVDGLDPVYAPGTGTPEVGGLSTREALHLLRGLAGIDIIGGDVVEVAPEYDPGTVTAQAAAQMLFQLLCLVQLRR, encoded by the coding sequence ATGCCCACCGATCCGCTCGATCTCGACGACCTTCGCCGCCTCTATGCCGGGAGCGGCGGGGCGGACATTCATGATCCTCATTTTCGCGAAGTCGCCGGGTTGCAGTTCAAGAACGGCGACAAACGGCGTTGGCCCTTCGCGCAACCTTCCACGCTGCTCGACGCGCCCTATATCGCGGACGGACTGACAGCCCTGACGCTGGATGCGCTGGATGTCGCGCTGATCGGCGTGCCCATGGACCTGGGCGTAACGAACCGGCCGGGGGCACGCTACGGTCCTCGCGCGGTCCGCGCGGTGGATCGGATCGGTCCCTACGAACATGCGCTGCGGGTCGCGCCGATGAACCAGCTCAAGGTCGCGGACGTGGGCGACGTGCCGATGCAGAGCCGCTATGATCTGGCGCTCTGCCATGCCGATATCGAAGGTTGTTATGCCATGATCGGCGAGACCCGCGCGATTCCGCTGTCGGTCGGCGGCGACCATTCGATCACCGGGTCGATCATGAAGGGACTGGCCCGCGCCAAGGGGCCGATGGGGATGGTGCATTTCGACGCCCATTGCGACACCGGCGGCATCTACGAAGGCTCCAAATTCCATCATGGCGCACCCTTCCGCGAGGCCGTTCTGGCGGGTGTACTGGACCCGAGGCGCTCCATCCAGATCGGCATTCGCGGCGGCGCGGAATATCTGTGGGAATTTTCCTACGCATCCGGGATGACGGTCATCCACGCAGAGGACTGCGCGGCGATGGGCATGGACGCGGTGATCGCGAAGGCGCTGGAGGTTGTGGGCGACGGACCGACCTATGTCACTTTCGATGTCGATGGGCTCGACCCCGTCTATGCGCCGGGAACGGGCACGCCCGAAGTCGGCGGCCTGTCCACGCGCGAGGCGCTGCATCTGCTGCGGGGGCTTGCCGGCATCGACATCATAGGCGGCGACGTAGTGGAAGTCGCGCCCGAATATGATCCCGGCACCGTGACGGCGCAGGCGGCCGCGCAGATGCTGTTCCAGTTGCTCTGTCTGGTGCAGTTGCGGCGATGA
- a CDS encoding helix-turn-helix domain-containing protein, whose translation MSTASVPSFYLYGEPQRSVAEGFVHVESLDDRSRPSEWTIRPHIHRDLNHIILIAEGGGAMQAEAMRVSFEAPCLLLIPTGVVHGFTWYRESRGYVTTIADTYLRDLVARDPDLTPLFTHAHAVTLPQEEGPDAEAIIARMAKELGWSGPGQRSAVESTLLLLMVLAVRHATLARSTQPGTARQAALVARLRERIEQRFRQREAIPVYAKALGTSLTALRQACARVANCSPAQMLDDRALLEARRLLLYSQLSVTEIAYAVGFEDSAYFSRFFTRHIGRSPRAYRMERQTRSS comes from the coding sequence ATGTCGACGGCCTCCGTTCCCAGCTTCTACCTCTATGGCGAACCCCAGCGCAGCGTCGCGGAAGGTTTCGTGCATGTCGAAAGCCTGGACGACCGGTCCCGGCCGAGCGAATGGACCATAAGGCCGCATATCCATCGCGACCTCAACCACATCATCCTCATCGCCGAGGGCGGAGGCGCGATGCAGGCGGAGGCCATGCGCGTCAGCTTCGAGGCGCCCTGCCTGCTATTGATCCCGACCGGCGTCGTCCATGGCTTCACCTGGTACCGGGAATCGCGCGGTTATGTCACGACCATCGCCGATACCTATCTGCGCGACCTTGTGGCGCGCGATCCCGACCTGACCCCGCTATTCACGCACGCCCATGCCGTCACCCTGCCCCAGGAGGAAGGCCCGGATGCCGAGGCGATCATCGCCCGAATGGCGAAAGAGCTTGGCTGGTCGGGGCCAGGCCAGCGTTCCGCGGTGGAATCCACTCTGCTCCTGCTGATGGTGCTGGCTGTCCGCCACGCGACCCTTGCCAGAAGCACGCAACCGGGCACCGCGCGCCAGGCCGCGCTGGTCGCACGCCTGCGCGAACGGATCGAACAGCGCTTCCGGCAGCGTGAGGCGATTCCGGTTTATGCGAAGGCGCTGGGGACCAGCCTGACCGCACTACGCCAGGCCTGTGCCCGCGTCGCCAATTGTTCGCCCGCCCAGATGCTGGACGACAGGGCGTTGCTGGAAGCACGACGCCTGCTCCTTTACTCCCAATTGTCGGTGACGGAGATCGCCTATGCCGTAGGCTTCGAGGATTCGGCCTATTTCTCCCGCTTCTTCACCCGCCACATCGGCCGCTCGCCGCGCGCCTATCGCATGGAGCGGCAGACGAGATCGTCCTGA
- a CDS encoding chemotaxis protein CheY, which translates to MRLDDNGLLAALHEGIFEQPLWHGFLEKLRARTGALYVALAFRPIDEEAIVELHTGPATPPHLDRLFSEQYDRRDPLPYRDMREARVYTLDELLNPLDPVQRAYRDDFLHGLGIADMRSVRVAEPSGVDAWLTCAGDHRIGSTVSALLTALVPHVRIALRSFIALERERFRSSLTSDAFGRLNFGWLTLDARCRIIDMTPHVEQLFQRTAVLRRGRYDRLTPASPAVDRTLTALVKSYTEAGEGRPRAFNLSRDPWMDMLVTPVHSRFASPHSKPVAIAYLSGDRWSHADRCDQLADLFGLLPSEARLAWAIASGFSIQEAAVELGITVETARNYSKKVYAKTGARGQAELVRNILTSVLSIAGNP; encoded by the coding sequence ATGCGACTGGACGACAATGGATTGCTGGCCGCGCTGCACGAGGGGATATTCGAGCAGCCGCTCTGGCACGGCTTCCTGGAGAAACTGCGCGCGCGGACCGGCGCCCTCTATGTCGCGCTCGCATTCCGCCCGATCGACGAGGAGGCGATCGTCGAGCTGCATACCGGCCCGGCCACGCCGCCCCATCTGGACCGGCTGTTCAGCGAACAATATGATCGGCGCGATCCGTTGCCCTACAGGGACATGCGCGAGGCGCGCGTCTATACGCTGGACGAGTTGCTCAACCCCCTCGACCCGGTGCAGCGCGCCTATCGGGACGATTTTCTGCACGGCCTCGGCATCGCCGACATGCGATCGGTCCGGGTCGCGGAACCCAGCGGCGTCGATGCGTGGCTGACCTGTGCGGGCGACCATCGGATCGGATCGACGGTGAGCGCCCTGCTGACGGCGCTGGTGCCGCATGTGCGGATCGCGCTGCGCAGCTTCATCGCACTGGAGCGCGAACGGTTCCGTTCCTCCCTGACATCCGACGCTTTCGGACGGTTGAACTTCGGCTGGCTGACGCTGGATGCGCGCTGCCGCATCATCGACATGACCCCCCATGTGGAGCAGCTGTTCCAACGCACGGCCGTCCTGCGCCGGGGCCGCTATGATCGGCTGACGCCTGCGTCGCCCGCAGTGGATCGCACGCTGACCGCGCTCGTCAAATCCTATACCGAAGCGGGCGAGGGCCGCCCGCGTGCGTTCAACCTGAGCCGCGACCCCTGGATGGACATGCTGGTCACGCCCGTCCACAGCCGCTTCGCATCACCCCATTCCAAGCCTGTCGCCATCGCCTATCTGAGCGGAGACCGCTGGTCCCATGCCGATCGATGCGACCAGCTGGCCGATCTGTTCGGGCTGCTGCCCAGCGAAGCGAGGCTGGCCTGGGCTATTGCCAGCGGCTTTTCCATCCAGGAAGCCGCGGTGGAACTCGGAATCACAGTGGAAACGGCCCGCAACTATTCCAAGAAAGTCTACGCCAAGACCGGCGCACGCGGCCAGGCCGAGTTGGTGCGCAATATCCTGACCAGCGTGCTGTCGATAGCAGGCAACCCCTGA
- a CDS encoding amidohydrolase family protein — protein MKRPQILDSHQHFWRIGGPGQTWPDAEWPLLHRDFLPDDLFRATAEIDMIGSILVQSQPDDRDTDWMLDLAADDPLVMGVVGWVALDDVAAPARIARLAAHPKLVGLRPMLQDIADSAWMLRDDLTPAIEAMLRHGLRFDALIQPRHLPAMARFAERWPQLPIVIDHGAKPRAAAMILDPWRDQLARLAGYPNIWCKLSGLRTEQALGQAADALAPYVEHILTCFGARAMWGSDWPVLLHMGNSYVDWVDDMVRLAGDLDETARVSLFSGAARAFYGLDGAEAA, from the coding sequence ATGAAGAGACCGCAAATCCTCGATTCGCACCAGCATTTCTGGCGCATAGGCGGGCCTGGCCAGACGTGGCCGGATGCGGAGTGGCCCCTGCTCCATCGCGACTTCCTGCCCGACGACCTCTTTCGTGCGACGGCGGAGATCGACATGATCGGCAGCATTTTGGTTCAGTCCCAGCCGGACGACCGCGACACTGACTGGATGCTGGACCTGGCAGCCGATGATCCGCTCGTGATGGGCGTGGTGGGCTGGGTCGCGCTGGACGACGTGGCGGCTCCGGCGCGGATCGCCCGGCTCGCCGCGCATCCCAAACTGGTCGGCCTTCGGCCGATGCTTCAGGACATTGCCGACAGCGCATGGATGTTGCGCGATGATCTGACGCCCGCGATCGAGGCTATGCTGCGGCACGGCTTGCGGTTCGACGCCCTGATCCAGCCACGCCATCTGCCTGCCATGGCTCGCTTCGCCGAACGCTGGCCCCAATTGCCCATCGTCATCGATCATGGCGCCAAGCCGCGGGCGGCGGCCATGATCCTCGACCCGTGGCGGGACCAACTGGCCCGGCTCGCTGGCTATCCCAATATCTGGTGCAAGCTGTCGGGACTGCGCACCGAGCAGGCTCTGGGGCAGGCGGCGGATGCGCTGGCTCCCTATGTCGAGCATATCCTGACATGCTTCGGGGCCCGCGCCATGTGGGGCAGCGACTGGCCGGTGCTCCTGCACATGGGCAACAGCTATGTCGACTGGGTCGATGATATGGTGCGGCTGGCAGGCGATCTGGATGAAACGGCGAGGGTTTCGCTGTTCTCGGGCGCCGCTCGAGCCTTCTATGGGCTGGATGGCGCGGAGGCCGCATGA
- a CDS encoding Ldh family oxidoreductase produces MTHMDFEALVALLRRIFLANGASPLVADSLARNCAGAERDAAMSHGLFRMAGYVATLRSGWVDGRATPVVEDAGASFLRVDAANGFAQPALAAAAPLAMAMARKTGACVVAIRRSHHFAALWPDVEPFAEAGLVAIAMVDSMAVVVPPGARRPVYGTNPLAFAAPREGGRILVFDQAVSVLAHGDVQIAARDGHELPPGAGVDAAGQPTRDPRAVLDGGALLPFGGHKGAAIAMMIEIMAGALTGGLYSHEVDWSAHPGAQTPCTGECLILIDPARAGPAAGFAARVEHLVATLRAAGQDRMPGDRRFAAREKALRDGVPVSAAMLHHLESLMG; encoded by the coding sequence ATGACGCACATGGATTTCGAAGCGCTGGTGGCGTTGCTGCGTCGCATCTTCCTGGCGAACGGCGCGTCGCCGCTGGTGGCGGATAGTCTCGCCCGCAACTGCGCGGGCGCGGAGCGCGACGCCGCCATGAGTCATGGCCTCTTTCGGATGGCGGGCTATGTCGCGACCCTGCGGAGCGGCTGGGTTGACGGGCGGGCAACGCCAGTTGTCGAGGATGCCGGCGCGTCTTTCCTGCGGGTCGATGCCGCCAATGGATTCGCCCAGCCCGCACTGGCCGCGGCGGCGCCGCTGGCGATGGCGATGGCGCGAAAGACCGGCGCCTGCGTCGTGGCGATCCGCCGTTCGCATCATTTCGCGGCGCTCTGGCCCGATGTCGAGCCTTTCGCGGAGGCGGGCCTGGTGGCGATCGCCATGGTGGACAGCATGGCCGTGGTGGTGCCGCCCGGCGCCCGGCGTCCGGTCTATGGCACCAATCCGCTTGCCTTCGCCGCGCCGCGCGAAGGTGGGCGCATCCTTGTGTTCGACCAGGCGGTCAGTGTCCTCGCGCATGGCGATGTGCAGATCGCCGCGCGCGACGGACATGAACTGCCGCCCGGCGCGGGCGTGGATGCGGCGGGCCAGCCGACCCGTGATCCACGCGCGGTTCTGGACGGCGGCGCGCTGCTGCCTTTCGGCGGGCACAAGGGCGCCGCGATCGCGATGATGATCGAGATCATGGCGGGTGCGCTCACCGGGGGTCTCTACTCGCACGAGGTCGACTGGTCGGCGCACCCCGGCGCGCAGACGCCCTGCACCGGCGAGTGTCTGATCCTGATCGATCCGGCGCGTGCTGGCCCCGCGGCAGGTTTCGCCGCCCGCGTCGAGCATCTGGTAGCTACGCTGCGTGCGGCAGGGCAGGACCGTATGCCCGGCGATCGTCGCTTCGCCGCGCGGGAAAAGGCGCTGCGCGATGGCGTCCCGGTCAGCGCCGCCATGCTCCATCATCTGGAGAGCCTGATGGGGTGA
- a CDS encoding MFS transporter encodes MTDIRRQLDEASMGRLQIAGIILCVLLNALDGFDVLAISFASPGIAAEWGIDRAALGLVLSMELIGMAVGSVLLGNLADRIGRRPTILGCLVVMAVGMGAATQSWNVLSLSVVRLVTGLGIGGMLACTNAMVAELANARARSLAVAIMAAGYPVGAILGGSVASQLLVAGGWRDIFLFGSLVTALFLPVALMLLPESIGFLLQKRPTDALARINRLLDRMGHARAETLPPVDHAAPKPSFAALFAPGLARTTILLTLAYFCHIMTFYFILKWIPKIVVDMGYAPSAAGGVLVWANVGGLLGSLLLSALSWRLPVRGLVLVAMIGSTIMVTVFGQTQTTLAGLSFVAGAGGFCTNAAVVGLYALVAQSFPTSVRAGGTGIVIGVGRGGAALGPILAGFLFAMDYGLPLVAFVMALGSLAGALLLAMLRPRTA; translated from the coding sequence ATGACCGATATCAGGCGTCAACTGGACGAGGCGTCCATGGGACGATTGCAGATTGCCGGGATCATCCTGTGCGTGCTGCTCAACGCGCTCGACGGGTTCGACGTGCTGGCGATCAGCTTCGCATCGCCAGGCATCGCCGCCGAATGGGGAATCGATCGCGCCGCGCTGGGCCTCGTCCTCTCGATGGAGCTGATCGGCATGGCGGTGGGATCGGTCCTGCTCGGCAATCTCGCCGATCGCATCGGACGCCGCCCGACCATCCTGGGCTGCCTGGTCGTGATGGCAGTCGGCATGGGCGCTGCGACACAGTCGTGGAACGTCCTGTCCCTATCCGTTGTGCGCCTTGTCACGGGGCTGGGCATCGGTGGGATGCTGGCCTGCACCAATGCGATGGTCGCGGAACTGGCGAACGCCCGCGCCCGCAGCCTGGCCGTCGCGATTATGGCGGCCGGCTACCCGGTCGGAGCGATCCTGGGCGGTTCGGTCGCCTCGCAACTTCTGGTCGCGGGAGGGTGGCGGGACATCTTCCTGTTCGGCAGCCTCGTGACCGCGCTCTTCCTGCCGGTCGCGCTCATGCTGTTGCCCGAATCGATCGGCTTCCTGCTGCAAAAGCGACCGACCGATGCTCTGGCGCGGATCAACCGCCTGCTCGACCGCATGGGCCATGCCCGCGCCGAAACCCTGCCGCCCGTCGACCATGCCGCGCCCAAACCATCCTTCGCGGCGCTGTTCGCGCCAGGCCTGGCGAGGACGACCATCCTGCTGACGCTGGCCTATTTCTGCCACATCATGACCTTCTACTTCATCCTGAAATGGATCCCCAAGATCGTGGTGGACATGGGTTATGCCCCTTCGGCCGCGGGCGGCGTGCTGGTCTGGGCCAATGTCGGCGGGCTGCTGGGTTCGCTGTTGCTGAGCGCCCTGAGCTGGCGCCTGCCGGTACGCGGGCTCGTGCTCGTCGCCATGATCGGGTCCACCATCATGGTGACGGTCTTCGGTCAGACCCAGACGACGCTGGCGGGCCTCAGCTTCGTTGCCGGCGCTGGCGGCTTCTGCACCAATGCCGCAGTGGTCGGCCTCTATGCGCTGGTCGCCCAGTCCTTTCCTACTTCTGTCCGGGCGGGCGGCACGGGTATCGTCATCGGCGTCGGGCGGGGCGGCGCAGCGCTCGGGCCAATCCTGGCCGGATTCCTCTTCGCAATGGACTATGGCCTGCCGCTGGTCGCATTCGTCATGGCGCTCGGGTCGCTGGCGGGCGCGCTGCTGCTGGCCATGCTGCGGCCACGCACTGCCTGA